The DNA segment TCCAGTGCATCCCTAATAACGTCATTCCCGCGAAAGCGGGGATCCAGAACTTGTTAAAAATACTGGATTCCCGCTTTCGCGGGAATGACAAATCAGGAGTTTTTAAAGATGCCCTCCAAAAAAACCCTCCGGTTTTAATAGATGGCGCTCATAATCTGGCCGGCATTCAAGCCTTGTCCGATTATCTAAAGGACGCTCACCCAAAAACTAAAATTCATTTTCTCCTCGGAGTTCTTAAAGATAAAAATTGGCAGGAGATGTTTTTGCCATTGGTGCCTCTGGCACAAAGTTTTTCCTGTGTTACACCTGTTTCCAAAAGGGCCTTGCCCGCAAAAGAACTGACGGCCCATCTGCGACAACATTGTTCCAAACCCGTCTTTTCCTTGGAGGAACCGATTAAATTCTCTTCTGTCATTCCCGCGAAAGCGGGAATCCAGTCGGATCCCAATCTTCTCGGGGATGACAGCGTATTAGTTGCAACGGGCTCCCTTTATATGGTAGGAGAGATCCTCCAATATGTTTCCACAAACACGATTGAGACGACTTAGAAACACCCCTGCCATGAGACGGCTTGTTGAAGAAACTCATCTGAACCGCGCTCAAATGATCTGGCCCAGCTTTGTTGTTCCGGGTCAAAACGTTCAAGAAGAAATTGAATCTATGCCGGGCCAATTTCGCTATTCTGTCGATAGAATAACAAAAGAAGCTAAAGTGGCACTTGAAGAGGGGTTGGGCGGAATTCTGCTCTTTGGAGTCCCTTCTCAAAAGGATCCCAACGCCAAGGGCGCCATCCAAAAAGATGGGTTAATCCCTCAAGCCATTCAAGCCATCAAAGAAATTGCCCCAAATTTATTAGTGATGACGGATGTTTGTTTATGCGCTTACACCGACCACGGCCATTGTGGCATCGTCGATTCAAAAGGCAACATTGTGAATGATGCCAGTCTGGAAATTTTATCCGAGATGGCCCTGAGACATGCCGAAGCCGGAGCCGATATGGTAGCACCATCCGATATGATGGATGGACGTATCAAAATAATTCGGAAGACTCTTAATGAAAAAGGTTTCAGCAATACACCCATTTTAAGTTACGCCGCCAAATATGCCTCTTCGTTCTACGGTCCTTTCCGAGACGCGGCCCACTCCAAACCCTCTTCGGGGGATCGCAAATCCTATCAAATGAACCCGGCCAATATTCGAGAAGCCTTGCGTGAAATGGAAGCCGACTTGGAAGTGGGTGCCGATATGCTCATGGTGAAACCAGCTCTCCCTTATCTGGACGTAATTGCCGCCGCCAAACAACGTTTTAATGTCCCTATCGCGGCGTATCAAGTGAGCGGCGAATACGCGATGATCAAGGCCGCCGCAAAAAACGGCTGGCTCGACGAAAAGCAAGCCGTCCTCGAATCCCTCACCGCCATCAAACGCGCCGGCGCCGATATTATTCTCAGCTATTTTGCCAGAGAGTATGACCAAAATTAAATCCCTCGGGAAATCCAACAACGGCGCTCCTCTTGGTTTTGAACAAAAACTATGAAACGCCTTACGATTCAGTTAAAAGGCCAATTTAAAGAGTCAGAAGCACTCAAAGAGACAATTTATAACAACATGAAAAAACTAGGATTTTTGTGATTTATTTTACCTATGCATTCTTAAAATTTAATGAAAAAACAAGTAATAACAAATGGTTGCAATATAAAAATATTTAATATAATGATGATTATGTTATTTTAATAATTATGAAAATGGACTGGAAATATTACGGCAGGAAATCAGAAGTCGAACAGCTCAACCGGATCATTAACCGAAATCGGTGGTTTTTTGCAAAGGTCACTGGGCGAAGGCGAATTGGAAAAACAACTCTGATTCAGCATGTGCTCACGGCAGAACATGGGCGGCCGCTGTTTTATTTTCAGACGCCAGATTCTTCTCCCGCCGGTGTCTTGAATATTGTCCATGATGCCATGGATACTTTTCAAATTTCCGACAGTGATTTTGCAAAACCCAGAAAATTGCTTGAGCTAGCGAAGCTGGTATCCAAAATGGTTCGGAAGGGTTTCATTGTTGTCATCGATGAATTTCAGTATTTCAATCGACAAAGACTTCGTGATTTTTGCTCCTATTTGCAACAAGAGGTGGATTTGTTGACGAGGGATGCAAGCGAGGTGAGGGGAAGGATTATTTGTTTTGGGTTCCATCCATACCGAGATGACCGCGATTTTAGAAGACAGATCTGCCCCGCTTTACAACAGAACTACGGATGAAATTGAACTGCCTCATCTTGAAATTGGTTCAATATTGGAGATATTGAGGGAACACGGCGGGGTTGATTCGGAATATACGTTGTTTTTGTGGAATTTATTTGAAGGAGTTCCAAAATTTTATCGAGATTGTTTTGAGCAGGGAGTTTTGGGCAAACCAAGACCCTTTTTATTGAAAAGAATATTTTTTGAAAGTTCCTCTCCGTTGAAAAACGAGGCGGACAATTGGTTTCTCAGGGAACTTCACGGTCGTTATGATGCTATTTTAAAATATATCGCTCGCCATCCGGGCTGTTTTCATAATGATCTGTTGAGCCATGTCAGGGAAATCAGCGAAGAGGATGAGCAGGTCGCAGGATACCTGCAAACGCTGGTTAATAGATACCGGATTGTTGAAAAGCGTCTTCCCATTTTTGCCG comes from the Deltaproteobacteria bacterium genome and includes:
- the hemB gene encoding porphobilinogen synthase yields the protein MFPQTRLRRLRNTPAMRRLVEETHLNRAQMIWPSFVVPGQNVQEEIESMPGQFRYSVDRITKEAKVALEEGLGGILLFGVPSQKDPNAKGAIQKDGLIPQAIQAIKEIAPNLLVMTDVCLCAYTDHGHCGIVDSKGNIVNDASLEILSEMALRHAEAGADMVAPSDMMDGRIKIIRKTLNEKGFSNTPILSYAAKYASSFYGPFRDAAHSKPSSGDRKSYQMNPANIREALREMEADLEVGADMLMVKPALPYLDVIAAAKQRFNVPIAAYQVSGEYAMIKAAAKNGWLDEKQAVLESLTAIKRAGADIILSYFAREYDQN